A part of Desulfofundulus salinus genomic DNA contains:
- the hpsG gene encoding (2S)-3-sulfopropanediol dehydratase: MEFAEKVLTPQEQRILRGREIVELTTEEGRNKRKRVNKLLAKFASWRPRVSIERALLFTESFKETESLPMVLRWAKAMEHILNNIEVVIGEDELIVGTCGGLGRHSILYPELRGCWLEEGLQRLKEQGSYIISDEDIKIVKEKIVPYWKGKTAHETYINLLPEETRYLIYGDDIYSASGLMQDNANINATLNWAPDYKKVLEKGFLGIKQEAEEKLRSLDVVDLDNHISKAPFLKAVIIVCDAMIAFAKRYAKLAREMALKEKDEKRKKELETIAEVCEWVPAHPARTFHEAIQSQWFTQVGFRLEQPTTGVISNGRIDQYLYPYYKKDLEEGRIDEDSALELLECLWLKIAEFVPLNATNAKSFWEGYAHFEQTVIGGQTRDGSDATNELSYLILKSKKEFPLHYPDLSVRIHSRTPEPFLREVCELIREGTGFPKLLNDEEIIPHLLAQGASLEDARDYTGCACTEIRMVNTSTYMVVGGNINLPAALEMALNDGVLKLRGKKQKLGVSTGDSRNFATFDEVMNAFRLQVEYLVKHFYIRQTALEITNSMKLAAPLMSSLHDVCMNELTDIHQPLKGGVSADTGNINFNGFGTVVESLAAIKKLVYDDRKITMNELLEALESNFEGKEALRQMLLNAPKYGNNDPYADNIAREVDAILLTAARKFKTPNGHQYIKFVPVTSHVGLGAVLGATPNGRKAGEPLSEGISPTQGVDTKGPIATLLSIDKAKSRKYSNSLSRLLNIKLSPQVVAGEKGLRDLMTLVRTFCDLKLWHIQFNILNSDILRDAQKHPEKYRNLIVRVAGYSAYFVDLSPELQNEIINRTEHQFM; the protein is encoded by the coding sequence ATGGAATTTGCGGAAAAAGTGCTTACACCACAAGAGCAAAGAATACTTAGAGGTCGAGAAATTGTGGAGCTAACAACTGAAGAGGGAAGGAATAAAAGAAAAAGAGTCAACAAGTTGCTGGCGAAATTCGCGTCCTGGCGGCCCCGGGTAAGTATTGAGAGAGCCCTTCTATTTACCGAGTCATTTAAAGAAACCGAAAGCTTGCCAATGGTACTTAGATGGGCCAAAGCTATGGAGCACATACTTAACAATATTGAGGTTGTGATAGGCGAAGATGAGTTAATTGTTGGCACCTGTGGCGGTTTAGGCAGGCACAGCATTTTGTATCCCGAGCTTAGGGGCTGCTGGCTGGAAGAAGGATTACAAAGGCTTAAAGAGCAAGGTTCGTATATTATTTCAGACGAAGATATCAAAATAGTTAAGGAAAAGATAGTGCCGTACTGGAAGGGTAAGACGGCGCATGAGACGTATATCAACTTGTTGCCTGAAGAAACACGGTATCTAATTTACGGCGATGATATTTACAGTGCATCAGGCTTGATGCAGGATAATGCAAATATAAACGCAACACTGAACTGGGCGCCTGACTATAAAAAGGTTTTGGAAAAGGGTTTTCTTGGAATTAAGCAAGAGGCAGAAGAAAAGCTGAGGTCATTGGATGTTGTTGATTTAGATAACCACATTAGTAAAGCACCATTTTTGAAAGCCGTTATTATAGTCTGTGACGCAATGATTGCTTTTGCTAAAAGATATGCAAAATTGGCCAGGGAAATGGCACTGAAGGAGAAGGATGAGAAAAGAAAGAAAGAGCTGGAAACTATAGCAGAAGTGTGCGAGTGGGTACCGGCGCACCCTGCAAGAACCTTCCATGAAGCCATCCAATCACAGTGGTTTACTCAGGTTGGGTTCAGGTTAGAACAGCCAACAACTGGAGTAATATCAAATGGTAGGATTGATCAATACCTGTATCCTTACTATAAGAAGGATTTGGAAGAAGGGCGAATTGACGAAGATTCTGCATTGGAGTTGCTTGAATGCCTGTGGTTAAAAATAGCTGAATTTGTTCCTCTTAATGCGACTAATGCAAAATCATTCTGGGAAGGTTATGCCCACTTTGAGCAAACAGTTATCGGTGGTCAAACAAGAGACGGTAGTGATGCTACCAACGAGTTGTCATATTTAATTTTAAAATCTAAAAAAGAGTTTCCTTTGCATTATCCTGATTTATCGGTTAGAATACATTCGCGAACGCCGGAGCCATTTTTACGTGAAGTATGTGAGCTGATAAGGGAGGGAACCGGTTTTCCAAAACTCCTAAATGATGAAGAAATAATACCACACCTGTTAGCCCAGGGTGCGTCACTGGAAGACGCCAGGGATTATACCGGTTGTGCATGTACAGAAATCAGGATGGTCAATACCAGTACTTACATGGTTGTTGGTGGGAATATTAACTTGCCTGCAGCATTAGAGATGGCCTTAAATGACGGTGTGCTTAAGCTCAGAGGCAAAAAGCAAAAACTGGGTGTATCGACGGGTGATTCGAGAAACTTTGCCACCTTTGATGAGGTAATGAACGCCTTTCGCCTGCAGGTCGAATACCTGGTGAAGCATTTTTACATCAGGCAGACTGCATTAGAGATAACAAATTCAATGAAGCTGGCCGCACCTCTTATGTCCAGTCTCCACGACGTATGTATGAATGAACTTACAGATATTCACCAGCCCTTAAAGGGCGGGGTATCCGCAGATACCGGTAATATTAACTTTAATGGCTTCGGTACTGTAGTAGAATCTCTGGCAGCCATCAAGAAACTTGTGTATGATGATAGGAAAATTACAATGAATGAATTGTTGGAAGCGCTTGAATCCAACTTCGAAGGGAAAGAAGCGCTGCGACAAATGCTATTGAATGCCCCGAAATACGGCAATAATGATCCCTATGCGGACAATATTGCCCGGGAAGTAGACGCTATACTTCTTACTGCTGCGAGAAAGTTTAAAACTCCGAACGGCCACCAGTATATCAAATTTGTGCCGGTGACTTCACATGTTGGATTGGGCGCTGTATTAGGGGCTACCCCGAATGGCCGCAAAGCCGGAGAACCATTATCAGAGGGTATATCACCCACTCAAGGTGTCGATACTAAGGGACCAATAGCAACTCTTCTATCAATTGACAAGGCGAAAAGTAGAAAGTATTCCAACAGTCTTTCCAGGCTGTTAAATATCAAACTAAGCCCACAAGTTGTTGCAGGAGAAAAAGGTCTTAGGGACCTGATGACATTAGTAAGGACATTCTGTGATCTAAAGCTGTGGCACATCCAATTTAACATATTAAATAGCGATATTTTAAGGGATGCTCAGAAGCATCCAGAAAAGTACCGCAATCTTATTGTAAGGGTTGCAGGTTACAGTGCTTATTTCGTTGACCTTAGCCCTGAATTGCAAAATGAAATTATTAATAGGACTGAGCACCAATTTATGTAA
- a CDS encoding arsenic resistance protein → MSPAEFINKYFIIVLIFVICSGLFLGYFYPEYGHFLEALYPVSLFVMLFPMMITIKVNEMVMVSKRIGFITVVMFFNYLVSPLLAAFLGHIFLSGYPDFAVGLIISNVVPCGGMIVAWTAMSRGNAPMTLVITVVSLLAGIVLIPFWIWALAGKYVPVDGWKILQTIFFTIAVPLLLGNFTRVWLTKKFGREKFDCLKPAFTATSLLGLFMIFFIAMMSQSRLILKNLQYIAIVGLPLIAFYILLLAITLLYARFTRTTYQDMVSLVYGVNGKNMSIALAIAVVSFSPLTVLFLAVKSVIQFFILTAFYKITPYLREYWLKVLPVPAVEADKSVGKTA, encoded by the coding sequence ATGAGCCCGGCTGAATTTATAAATAAATATTTTATTATCGTTTTAATTTTTGTAATATGTTCGGGACTGTTTTTAGGGTACTTCTACCCGGAGTATGGCCATTTTTTAGAAGCCCTTTATCCAGTCTCGCTTTTTGTTATGCTTTTCCCCATGATGATCACTATTAAAGTAAATGAAATGGTCATGGTATCTAAACGGATAGGTTTTATTACTGTGGTTATGTTTTTTAATTATCTTGTTTCTCCTCTTTTAGCGGCGTTTTTAGGACACATTTTTTTATCGGGTTATCCGGATTTTGCTGTTGGACTTATTATTAGCAATGTGGTTCCGTGCGGCGGTATGATTGTTGCCTGGACTGCCATGTCCAGGGGAAATGCACCGATGACCCTGGTTATTACGGTGGTAAGCTTGCTGGCCGGTATTGTATTAATCCCTTTTTGGATTTGGGCCCTTGCCGGGAAATATGTGCCGGTTGATGGGTGGAAAATTTTGCAGACCATTTTTTTCACCATTGCCGTGCCGCTGCTTTTGGGCAACTTCACCAGGGTATGGCTAACCAAAAAATTTGGCCGGGAAAAGTTTGACTGCCTAAAACCCGCCTTCACGGCTACTTCGCTGTTAGGGCTGTTTATGATATTTTTTATTGCCATGATGTCTCAATCCCGCTTGATTTTAAAAAACCTCCAGTATATAGCTATAGTTGGGTTGCCTCTCATAGCTTTTTATATCCTTCTTTTAGCTATAACTTTACTATACGCGCGTTTTACCCGTACTACTTATCAGGATATGGTATCACTCGTCTACGGGGTTAACGGTAAAAACATGTCCATTGCGTTGGCTATTGCGGTGGTTTCTTTTTCCCCTTTAACAGTGCTGTTTCTTGCGGTTAAGTCAGTTATTCAGTTTTTTATTTTAACAGCTTTTTACAAAATAACACCATATTTACGGGAATATTGGCTTAAGGTACTTCCAGTGCCAGCAGTTGAAGCAGATAAATCCGTGGGAAAAACAGCATGA
- a CDS encoding tripartite tricarboxylate transporter permease — MDLLLSALHGVFEPYSLLLLALGVIMGMAFGAIPGLTATMGVALLTPLTFVLEPAAGINMLIGIYCGGIFGGAISAVLVNIPGTPAGMMTTLDGYPMGQRGEAGKAIGYATIASFSGGIISAVVLIVAAPQLAKIALQFGPAEYFAIAVFGLSIIASVSGKSIIKGLISGVIGMIITTVGMDYVTSTPRFTFGITALLSGFAFIPTMIGLFGMREFLMQIGTGRYKYQVQQNVGKVTPSLSEVKRLFPVIFRGGLIGTFIGALPGAGGPIASFISYDTARRSSKHPEKYGTGIPDGIVASESANNGVTGGALIPMLTLGVPGDGVTAVMLGAFMVHNLLPGPMLFQNHGALVYAIYIGFLLANIFMLFFGLVGARYFARILNLPMPILLPFISVLTVVGAYSIRNNPFDIGVMLAFGVLGYLMSEFKIPAMPMVLGIVLGPIAEANLRGALLISKGSWLIFLKEPISLVLLIISVIMAAYPYLSRILSRRTKLEKSTAEA, encoded by the coding sequence GTGGATTTGCTTTTGAGTGCACTTCATGGTGTATTTGAGCCGTATTCGCTTTTACTGCTGGCTTTGGGTGTGATCATGGGAATGGCTTTTGGAGCAATTCCCGGTTTAACAGCAACAATGGGGGTAGCATTATTAACACCGTTGACATTCGTCTTGGAACCGGCCGCCGGGATTAACATGCTAATAGGAATTTACTGCGGTGGTATATTTGGGGGAGCTATATCAGCAGTTTTGGTCAATATACCCGGAACACCAGCCGGTATGATGACCACCCTTGACGGGTATCCAATGGGGCAAAGGGGAGAAGCTGGTAAGGCAATAGGTTATGCTACAATTGCTTCTTTTTCGGGCGGGATTATCAGTGCGGTAGTATTAATTGTAGCAGCCCCGCAGTTAGCTAAAATTGCACTGCAATTTGGGCCGGCTGAATACTTTGCAATTGCTGTATTTGGTTTAAGTATTATTGCGAGTGTCTCCGGAAAATCCATTATAAAAGGACTGATTTCCGGTGTTATTGGAATGATAATAACAACTGTGGGAATGGATTATGTAACAAGTACTCCCCGATTTACTTTTGGAATTACTGCCTTGCTTTCAGGTTTCGCATTTATTCCGACAATGATTGGCCTGTTCGGAATGCGGGAATTTTTAATGCAGATTGGGACAGGGAGATATAAATACCAGGTACAGCAAAATGTTGGAAAAGTAACTCCTAGCTTAAGTGAAGTTAAAAGACTGTTTCCAGTTATTTTCCGCGGTGGGCTAATTGGCACGTTTATAGGAGCGTTGCCAGGTGCAGGAGGACCTATTGCTTCATTTATTTCTTATGATACTGCACGCAGGTCTTCCAAACACCCGGAAAAGTATGGAACAGGGATTCCTGATGGGATTGTCGCTTCTGAGTCAGCTAACAACGGAGTAACTGGTGGAGCTTTGATACCCATGTTAACTTTGGGTGTGCCCGGAGATGGCGTAACAGCAGTTATGCTGGGAGCTTTTATGGTCCATAATCTATTGCCTGGACCAATGTTGTTCCAGAACCACGGGGCCCTGGTATATGCAATTTATATAGGTTTTTTGTTAGCGAACATATTTATGCTGTTTTTTGGCCTGGTCGGAGCAAGATATTTTGCAAGAATATTAAACCTGCCTATGCCGATATTATTACCGTTTATATCTGTCTTAACTGTCGTAGGCGCTTACTCAATTAGAAACAACCCCTTCGATATAGGAGTAATGCTTGCCTTTGGTGTTTTAGGTTATTTAATGTCGGAATTTAAAATACCTGCCATGCCTATGGTCCTGGGGATTGTTTTGGGTCCGATTGCAGAAGCAAACTTACGAGGCGCGTTATTAATATCAAAAGGTAGCTGGCTTATCTTCTTAAAAGAACCCATTAGTCTTGTTTTGCTGATAATTAGTGTTATAATGGCGGCTTATCCCTATTTAAGCCGTATATTGAGTCGCAGAACTAAACTTGAAAAGTCTACGGCTGAAGCTTGA
- a CDS encoding glycyl-radical enzyme activating protein, which translates to MDQGVEACAGKFGFIFNVQKFSVHDGPGIRDVIFMKGCPLRCRWCCNPESQNAFAEVGYIQKRCIGVKECGFCLKKCLRNAIYVTENGLVDIDRHRCNNCGDCALVCPAKAITLFGEKVVVEDVLKMAEQDSASWRSNGGITVSGGEPLLQSEFVSNLFKECRKKGINTAIETSGYARWENIEKVCQYTDLIFYDIKHMDEDKHKECTGVSNELILENLLKISNSFPQTPVIVRTPIIPGFNDTEENIEATIEFLSKVKNLKDYELLGYHAFGQPKYRQLGRQYLLEGLKPPGKDYISELNEKARAMLKEKGVL; encoded by the coding sequence ATGGATCAGGGTGTAGAAGCTTGTGCTGGAAAATTCGGCTTTATATTTAATGTTCAAAAATTTTCCGTTCATGACGGACCGGGTATCCGCGATGTCATATTTATGAAGGGATGCCCATTGCGCTGCAGATGGTGCTGCAATCCAGAATCACAAAATGCTTTTGCAGAAGTTGGGTACATTCAAAAAAGATGTATAGGCGTCAAGGAATGCGGCTTTTGCTTAAAAAAGTGTCTACGAAATGCAATCTACGTTACTGAAAATGGTTTAGTTGATATTGACCGGCATCGCTGCAATAATTGTGGAGACTGTGCTTTAGTTTGCCCCGCCAAAGCTATTACCTTATTTGGCGAAAAAGTGGTTGTAGAAGACGTCCTGAAAATGGCAGAACAAGACAGCGCATCGTGGAGATCTAATGGAGGAATTACAGTTAGCGGTGGGGAGCCGCTTTTGCAGTCGGAATTCGTAAGCAACTTGTTTAAGGAGTGTCGAAAGAAGGGAATTAATACGGCCATAGAAACCAGCGGGTATGCCCGCTGGGAGAATATAGAAAAGGTGTGCCAGTATACAGATTTGATCTTTTATGACATTAAACATATGGATGAAGACAAGCATAAGGAATGCACGGGCGTTTCTAATGAACTAATCCTGGAGAATCTCCTAAAAATAAGCAATAGCTTTCCCCAAACACCGGTAATTGTTAGAACCCCCATAATACCGGGATTCAATGATACTGAAGAAAATATTGAAGCTACAATCGAGTTTCTGTCTAAGGTTAAAAACCTCAAAGATTATGAACTGTTAGGATATCATGCTTTTGGTCAGCCGAAGTACCGGCAGTTGGGCAGACAATACCTGCTGGAAGGACTTAAGCCACCGGGCAAAGACTATATTTCCGAATTGAACGAGAAGGCTAGAGCTATGCTAAAGGAAAAAGGAGTGTTATAA
- a CDS encoding DUF3870 domain-containing protein, translating to MEMEQGYFLVSGFAQTPKGTPVNEMYKHIGAILLIDRTTNCIIKSDFSVVSSLTKEVLQDLIQGFCVNEPFENLANKLKHHINIPSLGAILQAIKSAIDRYKDTALNTKT from the coding sequence ATGGAAATGGAACAGGGTTATTTCCTGGTAAGCGGTTTCGCACAAACCCCAAAAGGGACACCTGTAAACGAAATGTACAAGCATATAGGAGCTATTTTATTAATTGATCGTACAACGAACTGTATAATTAAATCTGATTTTAGCGTGGTTTCCAGCCTTACAAAAGAGGTTTTGCAGGATCTAATTCAAGGCTTTTGCGTAAACGAACCATTTGAAAACCTCGCAAATAAATTGAAGCACCATATTAATATTCCATCTTTAGGAGCAATTTTGCAAGCAATTAAATCTGCAATTGATCGATATAAAGATACAGCCCTGAATACAAAAACGTAG
- the hslU gene encoding ATP-dependent protease ATPase subunit HslU gives MENLTPRQIVAELDKYVIGQKEAKRAVAIALRNRYRRSRLPEELRDEVVPKNILMIGPTGVGKTEIARRLAKLVKAPFIKVEATKFTEVGYVGRDVESMVRDLVETSIRMVRQEKMEKVMDKAQKMAEERIIELLAPIPRQETVPRNPFEAIWGSAFGSVNRQSGETDPMQESRIKRVQFEREALRQKLARGELENEYLEIEVEDTTVPTLEVFTGSGVEELGINIQDVLGGIFPKKKRKRKVTVAEARKILTQQEAQKLIDMDEVTTDAVRRAEEHGIIFLDEIDKIAGREGGAGPDVSRGGVQRDILPIVEGSTVMTKYGPVKTDHILFIAAGAFHTAKPSDLIPELQGRFPIRVELSSLSEEDFLQILTEPENALIKQYTALLATEGVNVKFSQDSLVEIAKIAYTVNEQTENIGARRLHTIMEKLLEDLSFDAPELQGQTITIDRDYVQQKLGDIVKNEDLSRYIL, from the coding sequence ATGGAAAACCTTACTCCACGCCAGATCGTGGCCGAGCTGGATAAATACGTGATCGGGCAAAAAGAAGCCAAAAGGGCCGTGGCCATTGCCCTGCGCAACCGCTACCGCCGCAGCCGCCTGCCCGAAGAGTTGCGGGACGAGGTGGTGCCCAAGAACATCCTGATGATTGGCCCTACGGGAGTGGGGAAAACCGAAATTGCCCGCCGCCTGGCCAAACTGGTCAAGGCCCCCTTTATCAAGGTGGAGGCTACCAAATTTACGGAAGTGGGTTATGTGGGCCGGGACGTGGAGAGCATGGTGCGGGACCTGGTGGAAACATCCATCCGCATGGTGCGCCAGGAAAAAATGGAGAAGGTAATGGATAAGGCGCAGAAGATGGCCGAAGAACGCATCATCGAGTTACTTGCCCCTATACCCCGGCAGGAGACAGTGCCCCGCAATCCCTTCGAGGCCATTTGGGGAAGCGCCTTTGGCAGTGTAAACCGGCAAAGCGGGGAAACCGATCCCATGCAGGAAAGCCGTATCAAGCGGGTGCAGTTCGAGCGGGAAGCCCTGCGGCAGAAGCTGGCCCGGGGCGAGCTGGAAAACGAATACCTGGAAATCGAAGTGGAGGACACCACCGTGCCTACCCTGGAAGTGTTCACCGGCTCCGGGGTGGAGGAATTGGGCATCAATATCCAGGACGTGCTGGGGGGCATTTTCCCCAAAAAGAAGCGTAAACGCAAGGTAACGGTGGCCGAAGCCCGGAAGATTCTCACCCAGCAGGAAGCCCAGAAGCTGATTGATATGGACGAAGTGACCACCGATGCCGTACGCCGGGCGGAGGAGCACGGGATTATCTTCCTGGACGAGATCGACAAAATTGCCGGCCGGGAAGGGGGAGCCGGGCCCGACGTTTCCCGGGGCGGAGTACAGCGAGATATCCTGCCCATTGTGGAAGGTTCAACGGTGATGACCAAGTACGGGCCGGTGAAAACCGACCACATCCTTTTTATTGCTGCCGGAGCCTTTCATACGGCCAAACCTTCGGATCTCATTCCCGAACTGCAGGGGCGTTTCCCCATTCGCGTCGAGTTATCGAGCCTTTCAGAAGAGGATTTTCTACAAATTCTGACCGAGCCGGAAAACGCCTTAATTAAACAGTATACCGCCCTTTTAGCTACTGAGGGTGTCAACGTGAAATTTTCACAAGATTCTCTTGTCGAAATCGCAAAAATCGCTTATACTGTAAATGAGCAAACCGAAAACATAGGTGCCCGGCGGTTGCATACTATTATGGAAAAGCTGCTGGAAGATCTGTCCTTTGATGCACCGGAATTGCAGGGACAAACAATTACCATCGACCGGGATTATGTCCAGCAAAAACTAGGCGACATAGTAAAGAACGAAGACCTGAGTCGCTACATCTTATAA
- a CDS encoding tripartite tricarboxylate transporter TctB family protein, producing the protein MNKWLSNRDVVSGSLLFLFSVWFFMAARSLPAGSGSSMPPGYFPAFLAVVLAFLSLLVVFKGIRESDTEYEKKDHKTVCLLVSLLIVYIILFKYMGFITSTIIYLTAAMILLKAGKLIKIIPVAVVIALAVYFIFSKGFHIPLG; encoded by the coding sequence ATGAATAAATGGTTAAGTAATAGGGACGTTGTGAGTGGCAGTCTGTTGTTTCTCTTTAGTGTATGGTTTTTTATGGCAGCGCGCTCATTGCCAGCCGGAAGCGGCAGCAGTATGCCGCCTGGATATTTCCCGGCTTTTCTGGCCGTGGTTTTGGCGTTTTTGAGCCTGCTGGTTGTTTTCAAAGGGATAAGAGAGAGTGACACTGAATACGAAAAAAAGGATCATAAAACAGTATGTTTATTGGTATCACTGCTTATTGTATACATTATACTTTTTAAATACATGGGTTTTATAACCTCTACCATAATTTATCTGACTGCTGCAATGATTTTGCTTAAGGCCGGAAAGCTCATTAAGATAATCCCTGTTGCAGTGGTTATAGCCTTAGCCGTATATTTCATTTTTTCAAAGGGATTCCATATACCCCTTGGATAG
- the codY gene encoding GTP-sensing pleiotropic transcriptional regulator CodY has protein sequence MRNLLEKTRALNKLLQKSAGYPVDYKEMAVTLSENIGCSVYIIDRRGKALGYAFMKGFSCEIMREMVESPEGFPEEYNEYLLRINETQANFCQTVNACVFNHNQRCKFNNKVTTVVPIVGAGSRLGTLILARFGSNFTDEDLILAEYGATVVGMEILRARADRMEEEARKRAAVQIALGTLSYSELDAVKHIFEELDGDEGLLVASKIADRVGITRSVIVNALRKFESAGVIESKSLGMKGTYIRVLNDRLLEELERLKQH, from the coding sequence ATGCGCAATCTTCTGGAAAAAACCCGTGCATTGAACAAACTGCTGCAAAAATCCGCCGGTTATCCGGTAGATTATAAAGAGATGGCGGTTACCTTAAGTGAAAATATAGGTTGCAGTGTTTACATTATCGACCGGCGGGGTAAGGCTCTGGGTTATGCCTTTATGAAAGGTTTCAGCTGTGAGATCATGCGTGAAATGGTGGAGTCCCCCGAGGGTTTCCCCGAAGAATATAACGAATACCTGTTGCGCATTAACGAAACACAGGCCAACTTTTGCCAGACTGTAAATGCATGCGTGTTCAATCACAACCAGCGCTGCAAGTTCAACAACAAGGTAACCACGGTAGTTCCCATCGTGGGAGCCGGTTCCCGCCTGGGAACCCTTATCCTGGCGAGGTTTGGCAGCAACTTTACCGACGAGGACTTAATCCTGGCCGAGTACGGGGCTACCGTAGTGGGAATGGAAATCCTGAGGGCCCGGGCCGACCGCATGGAGGAAGAGGCCCGCAAGCGGGCCGCGGTGCAGATTGCCCTGGGTACCCTGTCCTACTCCGAGCTGGATGCCGTGAAGCATATTTTCGAGGAGCTGGACGGGGACGAGGGCCTGCTGGTGGCCAGCAAAATTGCCGACCGGGTAGGTATCACCAGATCGGTAATTGTCAACGCCCTGCGTAAGTTTGAAAGCGCCGGGGTGATTGAATCCAAGTCCCTGGGTATGAAGGGCACCTACATCCGGGTGTTGAACGACAGGCTGCTGGAGGAGCTGGAAAGACTCAAGCAGCATTAA